The proteins below are encoded in one region of Anaerosporomusa subterranea:
- a CDS encoding M20 metallopeptidase family protein, translating into MQFITRAKELLPDLVKIRRELHRFPEVSWQEHQTTARIKDHLEKIEIPVISWNDCTGAMGILCGESPGPVVALRADIDALPVQEENVVSYRSEYPGIMHACGHDVHATCLIGAAKLLREKRHLLSGTVKFLFQPAEEVAEGAKKLLEKGVLTDPEVHVIFGLHTQPDIPVGQIGLKSGALMASTNAVSIRIKGEGGHGAIPHRTRDPIVAAAAIIQGVQAIVSRRIDPLDSVVISFGSIHGGRIGNVIPDQVELAGTIRTVNQITRQSVLQQLRDFLAYTAAATQTEVELVIHEGLPVLDNAPELISFCRESLNRVFPAASVEEAKPTMGAEDFSLYQENIPGVFLWLGTGNAAKGYNHQWHHPQFDVDEESLAYGAAALAQLAFDFHSVN; encoded by the coding sequence ATGCAATTTATCACAAGAGCAAAAGAATTACTACCGGATTTGGTAAAAATCCGCCGGGAACTGCACCGCTTCCCTGAAGTCAGTTGGCAGGAACACCAGACAACAGCGCGTATCAAAGACCATCTTGAGAAAATAGAGATTCCCGTAATATCCTGGAATGATTGCACCGGAGCAATGGGAATCCTGTGCGGCGAATCGCCTGGGCCAGTAGTGGCATTGAGAGCAGATATCGATGCTTTGCCTGTTCAAGAAGAAAATGTGGTTTCTTATCGCTCGGAATATCCTGGAATCATGCATGCGTGCGGACACGATGTCCATGCGACATGCCTTATCGGCGCCGCTAAGTTATTGAGAGAAAAAAGGCATCTGTTGTCAGGAACGGTGAAATTTCTCTTTCAACCAGCGGAGGAAGTTGCCGAAGGCGCAAAAAAGTTGCTAGAAAAAGGAGTTTTGACTGACCCCGAAGTTCATGTCATTTTCGGGTTACATACTCAGCCTGATATTCCGGTTGGGCAGATTGGTTTGAAATCAGGAGCTTTGATGGCTTCAACCAATGCGGTTTCCATTCGTATCAAAGGTGAAGGGGGGCATGGAGCCATTCCCCACAGGACCAGAGACCCCATTGTGGCCGCCGCGGCAATTATTCAGGGAGTGCAGGCTATTGTCAGCAGGCGGATTGATCCTCTGGATTCAGTGGTCATCTCTTTCGGATCTATTCATGGCGGGCGCATCGGCAACGTGATTCCCGATCAAGTGGAACTTGCCGGAACGATTCGCACTGTCAATCAGATAACACGGCAGAGCGTACTGCAGCAGTTGCGGGATTTTCTTGCCTATACGGCGGCGGCGACGCAGACGGAAGTGGAATTGGTCATTCATGAAGGTCTTCCTGTGCTCGATAATGCTCCGGAATTAATCAGCTTTTGCCGGGAATCGCTGAACCGCGTTTTTCCCGCTGCTTCTGTTGAAGAAGCGAAACCAACAATGGGGGCGGAGGATTTTTCCCTATATCAGGAGAATATTCCCGGTGTATTTTTATGGCTGGGCACAGGAAACGCTGCAAAGGGATATAATCATCAGTGGCATCATCCCCAATTTGATGTGGATGAAGAAAGCCTGGCTTACGGTGCAGCCGCCCTGGCCCAGTTAGCGTTTGATTTTCATAGTGTAAATTAG
- a CDS encoding 4Fe-4S binding protein, whose amino-acid sequence MNNRQLEVTANLPDQKERIKDFVLGLGVDDVGIAAVSSYNSPKSAKMESIFPEAQSMIVLAYKEPSNCDSPNRQIAINGRLDLIEFSQSCNYRLARFLEKEYDARAMTVPYSFPIDMNKRGIADVSLRHAAVAAGLGSFGRHNLVIHPKHGARLIFTAILCDIDLPSDPPVKENLCNRCNICVESCPVGALNAAGKTDVDKCSPHIQPHGLRGTISFWRKFVDSAPEEQKEMFLDNYFMELWQAGIVKNMYVCFNCRNSCPVGQSKK is encoded by the coding sequence ATGAACAACAGGCAATTGGAGGTTACGGCTAATTTACCTGACCAAAAGGAACGAATCAAGGATTTTGTGCTGGGACTGGGCGTGGATGATGTCGGTATAGCGGCGGTATCTAGCTACAACAGCCCCAAGTCGGCGAAAATGGAATCGATCTTCCCGGAAGCCCAATCCATGATCGTACTCGCCTACAAGGAGCCTTCCAACTGCGATAGTCCGAACAGGCAGATCGCCATCAACGGCAGGCTGGATCTGATCGAGTTCTCTCAATCCTGTAATTACAGGCTGGCACGGTTTCTAGAAAAGGAATATGACGCCAGAGCCATGACCGTACCATATTCCTTTCCTATAGACATGAACAAAAGGGGGATCGCGGACGTGTCCCTGCGCCATGCGGCGGTTGCCGCGGGGTTGGGTTCTTTTGGCCGGCACAACCTGGTGATCCACCCAAAACATGGCGCTCGGTTAATCTTTACGGCGATCCTTTGCGATATCGATCTGCCATCTGATCCTCCGGTGAAAGAGAATTTATGCAACCGGTGCAACATTTGCGTGGAAAGCTGTCCTGTAGGGGCTCTCAATGCGGCGGGTAAAACCGATGTCGACAAATGCAGCCCGCATATTCAGCCTCATGGCTTGAGGGGTACCATCTCTTTCTGGCGTAAGTTCGTAGACAGCGCGCCAGAAGAGCAGAAAGAAATGTTTCTGGATAATTATTTTATGGAACTGTGGCAGGCAGGAATTGTAAAGAACATGTATGTTTGTTTCAATTGCCGGAACTCCTGCCCCGTCGGGCAATCAAAAAAGTAA
- a CDS encoding nitroreductase family protein yields MSKTFWEAVKARRSIYGFSDEKVVSEERIEEIVRDAIRLTPSPFNSQSTRIVLLFGEQSKKLWQVTLETLRKLTSKEQFADTEKKITGAFASGYGTVLFFEDQTVVDGLVSGFPLYADRFPVWSQHTNAMHQFVIWTALEAEGLGASLQHYNPLIDNAIQTEWGVPASWKLVAQIPFGKALAEPAEKQISDIDARLKVFR; encoded by the coding sequence ATGTCAAAAACATTTTGGGAAGCGGTTAAGGCCAGACGCAGCATTTACGGCTTCAGTGATGAAAAAGTGGTTAGCGAAGAACGGATTGAGGAAATCGTCAGGGATGCTATCAGGCTTACTCCCTCACCATTCAATTCACAGAGCACAAGAATTGTCCTGCTTTTCGGAGAGCAAAGCAAGAAGTTGTGGCAGGTTACGCTTGAGACTTTGCGCAAGCTGACCAGTAAGGAACAGTTTGCCGATACGGAGAAAAAGATAACCGGCGCCTTCGCGTCCGGTTACGGAACAGTACTTTTCTTTGAGGATCAAACCGTGGTAGATGGTCTTGTCAGCGGATTCCCGCTTTATGCCGACCGTTTTCCGGTGTGGTCGCAGCATACGAATGCGATGCACCAGTTTGTGATATGGACAGCGCTAGAGGCCGAAGGTCTTGGCGCGTCCCTGCAGCACTATAATCCGCTGATTGACAACGCCATTCAGACAGAATGGGGCGTTCCGGCTAGTTGGAAGCTGGTCGCGCAGATTCCGTTCGGCAAAGCTTTGGCAGAACCTGCTGAAAAACAAATATCAGATATTGATGCCCGGTTGAAGGTTTTCAGATGA
- a CDS encoding pyridoxamine 5'-phosphate oxidase family protein codes for MFKAIRRQDRELTTAEANDILENGSYGVLSVSGDNGYAYGVPLSYVYTGGHIYFHCASEGQKLSCIRMNNKVTFCVVGKAIPLPDKFSMEYASAIVYGEATEVNEQEKKAVLKEFIEKYSRDYIEKGNQYIENAHHKTVVIKLHIEHITGKARK; via the coding sequence ATGTTCAAAGCAATCAGACGTCAGGATAGAGAGCTGACTACCGCTGAAGCAAACGATATTTTGGAGAATGGATCCTATGGTGTATTATCTGTTAGCGGCGATAATGGGTATGCCTATGGCGTGCCGCTAAGTTATGTATATACAGGGGGGCATATCTATTTCCACTGTGCGTCCGAGGGCCAGAAGCTAAGCTGTATCCGCATGAACAATAAAGTGACGTTTTGTGTCGTTGGCAAAGCGATTCCTTTACCAGATAAGTTTAGTATGGAATATGCGAGCGCTATTGTCTATGGCGAAGCGACTGAAGTGAATGAACAGGAAAAAAAGGCAGTTTTAAAGGAATTTATTGAGAAATATTCTCGTGATTATATAGAAAAGGGTAACCAGTATATTGAAAATGCCCACCACAAAACCGTAGTCATAAAACTACATATTGAGCACATTACGGGGAAAGCCAGAAAATAG
- a CDS encoding amidohydrolase, whose product MELRELHAKVEQIQDKVIAWRRQLHANPELSFQEIKTAQFVHDTLQSFGNLEVSRPTKTSVMARLIGGKPGKVLALRADMDALPLREENAVGYASNNAGVMHACGHDGHTAMLLGTACIFSGMKEELEGEVRFFFQHAEELFPGGAKEMVEAGVMNGVDYVLGAHVFPGLEKGKVSVGRGIRCAAPDTFEITIIGKGGHAAHPETSVDPIAIGAQVVSNLQHIVARQIDALDNVVISITQFHAGTADNIIPDEVKMCGTVRSFDPKLREYAPQAMERIIKGITEAHRASYMFKYQDGYDPLINDAEVATILERAACELFGDTVLETMKPSMGGEDFSAFLQKAPGAFFRVGVGEPNQDNYPLHHSRFDFDEKALSVGIKLFVHAKSKLN is encoded by the coding sequence ATGGAGCTTAGGGAACTACATGCTAAGGTAGAACAAATTCAAGACAAAGTAATTGCCTGGCGGCGCCAGCTTCATGCCAATCCTGAGTTGTCCTTTCAAGAAATCAAAACTGCTCAGTTTGTCCATGATACTCTACAATCTTTTGGTAATCTGGAAGTATCCCGTCCAACGAAAACCAGTGTTATGGCGCGCCTGATTGGCGGAAAGCCAGGCAAAGTTCTGGCACTGCGGGCAGATATGGATGCATTGCCGTTGCGAGAAGAAAACGCAGTCGGCTATGCATCGAACAATGCTGGCGTTATGCATGCGTGTGGACACGACGGCCATACTGCCATGTTGCTTGGTACAGCTTGCATCTTTTCCGGCATGAAGGAGGAACTCGAAGGTGAGGTTCGCTTCTTCTTTCAGCACGCAGAAGAATTGTTCCCCGGAGGCGCTAAAGAGATGGTAGAGGCCGGCGTCATGAACGGGGTGGATTATGTCCTTGGCGCCCATGTCTTTCCTGGCTTAGAAAAGGGAAAAGTCAGCGTTGGCCGCGGCATCCGCTGCGCTGCGCCGGACACGTTTGAAATCACGATTATCGGCAAAGGCGGCCATGCGGCCCATCCGGAGACCTCTGTCGACCCGATCGCGATTGGCGCGCAAGTTGTAAGCAATCTGCAACACATCGTTGCCAGACAGATAGATGCCTTGGATAATGTTGTCATCTCAATCACTCAATTCCATGCCGGCACAGCCGATAACATCATACCGGATGAAGTAAAAATGTGCGGCACAGTGCGCAGCTTTGATCCCAAACTGCGCGAATATGCCCCCCAAGCCATGGAGCGGATAATTAAAGGCATAACAGAGGCGCACCGGGCCAGCTATATGTTCAAGTATCAGGATGGATACGATCCGCTCATAAATGATGCTGAGGTCGCGACAATACTAGAGAGAGCCGCCTGTGAACTTTTTGGCGATACGGTCCTTGAAACCATGAAGCCCAGCATGGGCGGGGAAGATTTTTCGGCATTCTTGCAAAAAGCTCCCGGAGCCTTCTTTCGCGTCGGTGTCGGCGAACCAAACCAGGATAACTATCCTTTACATCATTCCCGCTTTGATTTTGACGAAAAGGCGCTTAGTGTCGGCATAAAGCTTTTTGTCCACGCCAAATCCAAGCTAAACTAA
- a CDS encoding AAA family ATPase produces MLQQNESFIRSIQLQKENIQDPSRYPFCLPVFENITEIKLHPRVTFFVGENGTGKSTILEAIAVTRGFNPEGGTLNFNFSSRDSHSDLHNYIRLIKGSKRMLDGFFLRAESFFNLATAIEKMDAEGIGRSVIDSYGGHSLHEQSHGESFFSAIQNRFGGNGLYILDEPEAALSPVRQMALLARIHQLVNLNSQFIIATHSPILMSYPDSIIYQLAADKTGLRQVAYEQTEHYIVTKQFINNYNKMLNILMS; encoded by the coding sequence ATGCTGCAACAGAATGAGTCTTTTATTCGCAGTATTCAACTGCAAAAGGAAAATATCCAGGATCCTTCCCGCTATCCTTTTTGCTTGCCGGTCTTTGAAAATATAACTGAGATAAAACTTCACCCACGAGTCACCTTTTTTGTTGGCGAGAATGGCACTGGCAAGTCAACTATTTTAGAAGCAATTGCCGTTACCCGGGGATTTAACCCTGAGGGAGGCACGCTCAATTTTAATTTTTCATCAAGAGATTCTCATTCGGATTTACATAATTATATACGGTTGATTAAAGGCAGCAAACGAATGCTTGACGGATTTTTTCTGCGGGCCGAGAGTTTCTTTAATCTGGCAACCGCTATCGAAAAAATGGATGCCGAAGGCATTGGCCGAAGCGTGATTGATTCTTACGGCGGGCATTCTCTTCACGAACAATCGCATGGAGAATCCTTTTTTTCCGCTATCCAGAACCGGTTTGGCGGCAATGGTTTGTATATTCTGGATGAACCTGAAGCGGCGTTGTCGCCTGTCAGACAAATGGCATTGCTAGCGAGAATTCACCAACTGGTAAACTTAAATTCACAATTTATTATTGCAACTCATTCACCCATTCTCATGTCCTATCCGGACTCAATTATTTACCAATTGGCAGCGGACAAAACTGGTTTGCGTCAGGTCGCGTATGAGCAAACAGAACATTACATAGTGACCAAGCAGTTTATCAATAACTATAATAAGATGTTGAATATATTAATGAGCTAA
- a CDS encoding Bax inhibitor-1/YccA family protein, giving the protein MQNQPSPYDAGNSKAIALVQSFFMQVYGWMTSGLLATAILAYYTAHSPFLLSMIFGNKLVFYGLLLANLGIVFGLSRSIHSLSATAASFLFFVYSALNGLTLASIFLLYTHESVATVFFITAGTFGAMTTYGYVTKADLSKWGSILFMALIGLIIASLVNMFLQSPALMWVLTYAGVLVFVGLTAYDTQRLKAMAYNLDDEETVGKFAVLGALTLYLDFINLFLYLLRIFGKRR; this is encoded by the coding sequence ATGCAAAATCAGCCTTCCCCGTATGATGCGGGAAATAGTAAAGCTATCGCTCTTGTACAAAGCTTTTTTATGCAGGTTTACGGCTGGATGACCTCCGGTCTTTTAGCGACAGCCATACTTGCATACTATACCGCACACTCACCGTTCCTGCTCAGCATGATCTTTGGCAATAAGCTGGTTTTTTACGGATTGCTGCTGGCGAATTTGGGCATTGTTTTTGGTCTGAGCCGTTCGATTCATTCTCTCAGCGCAACAGCGGCCAGTTTTTTATTCTTTGTGTACTCAGCGTTGAACGGGCTGACTCTGGCGTCAATCTTTTTACTTTACACACATGAATCAGTCGCCACCGTCTTTTTTATCACGGCTGGCACCTTTGGCGCAATGACCACTTATGGCTATGTAACCAAAGCTGATTTAAGCAAGTGGGGCAGCATTCTGTTTATGGCCTTAATCGGCCTCATCATTGCTTCTCTGGTTAACATGTTCTTGCAAAGCCCCGCATTGATGTGGGTTCTGACCTATGCCGGGGTTCTGGTCTTTGTCGGTCTGACCGCTTATGACACCCAGCGGCTCAAGGCAATGGCCTACAATCTTGATGACGAAGAGACGGTGGGCAAGTTTGCCGTTCTCGGCGCGCTTACCTTATATCTTGATTTCATTAATCTATTCCTGTATTTACTACGAATTTTCGGTAAACGACGGTGA
- a CDS encoding winged helix-turn-helix transcriptional regulator, with protein MKRRELSSIPCPIEYTIELLSGKWKMHVVWQVAKQEVIRFNELRRQLNGISNVMLAQTLQELQDAGVINRNQYNEVPPRVEYSLTDLGKGLLPVFDVLEKWGKQCGWANPDRLP; from the coding sequence ATGAAAAGACGTGAATTATCATCTATCCCTTGCCCTATCGAATACACGATAGAGCTATTGAGCGGCAAATGGAAGATGCATGTTGTATGGCAGGTGGCGAAACAGGAAGTTATTCGGTTTAATGAGTTGCGTCGGCAATTAAACGGCATTTCAAATGTGATGCTGGCACAGACTTTGCAAGAGTTGCAGGATGCGGGAGTCATCAACAGAAACCAGTATAACGAAGTCCCGCCAAGGGTCGAATACTCATTGACCGATCTTGGCAAGGGACTATTACCGGTGTTTGATGTTTTGGAGAAATGGGGCAAGCAATGCGGCTGGGCAAATCCGGATCGGTTGCCTTGA
- a CDS encoding TVP38/TMEM64 family protein, with translation MRYYDKTTVKPSLTSYFAGFIIIGAIYIYGIGTERFKPETIRDMILAWGYWGPLLYILCNIIRPFFFFPAIVLGVAGGLTFGPLWGTIYLIIGTAFGAALCFGLARLLGCDRLKRSWPKWIPMEELDDQAVRHGFRTVLLLRLAPVLPWDVVSFMAGLSKVRFWPYFAATIIGSMPGAIAFSYLGDSLSQSLARAALVAGGIGVMAICLCYGKRINTRNTSTG, from the coding sequence ATGAGATATTACGATAAAACAACGGTTAAGCCGTCATTAACGAGCTATTTTGCAGGATTTATCATAATCGGGGCTATCTATATTTACGGAATCGGCACAGAACGGTTTAAACCGGAGACTATTCGCGACATGATTCTGGCATGGGGTTATTGGGGTCCGCTCCTATATATTTTATGCAATATTATTCGGCCGTTTTTTTTCTTTCCGGCTATTGTATTGGGCGTCGCAGGCGGCTTGACGTTCGGACCGCTATGGGGGACGATATATCTGATTATTGGCACTGCTTTCGGAGCCGCGCTTTGTTTTGGATTAGCCCGTCTGTTGGGATGTGACAGGCTCAAACGTTCTTGGCCTAAGTGGATACCGATGGAGGAACTCGATGACCAGGCTGTCAGACATGGTTTTAGAACAGTGCTGCTCTTGCGGTTAGCTCCCGTTTTGCCTTGGGATGTTGTTAGTTTTATGGCTGGACTGTCAAAGGTGCGGTTTTGGCCATATTTCGCGGCAACAATCATTGGCAGCATGCCAGGAGCCATCGCTTTTAGCTATTTGGGAGATAGCTTGTCCCAGTCTTTAGCCAGGGCTGCTTTGGTTGCCGGCGGCATTGGCGTAATGGCTATTTGCCTATGCTATGGAAAACGTATCAACACTCGTAACACATCAACCGGCTGA
- a CDS encoding ABC transporter substrate-binding protein gives MSKKWVSVLLVIVTAAFLLAGCGKNDSHSAAKEKIVIAQSSDAMYLDPQVIDDGSTNSILCNIYDGLVNRQADLSIVPGLAEKWEQKDDLTWIFYLRKNVVFHNEKAFTADDVVFTIDRLKKQKVVSGFARGIANVRKIDDYTVEIKTPTPYPILPNDLVKVRIINKEYVTQVGNETFNQKPVGTGPYKVTEWIKEDHLTLQANEKYWQGSPQIKTVIFRPISNEATRTAALLSGEVDVIADVPVRDAERIEKDSKLKLVREPSLRLIYLILDIGRDRTPAVDLPKNPFQDERVRQAVRLGIDIDSIIKNVMNGRAYPAEQGNPKEVIGFVSGLQAVKYDPEKAKALLAEAGYPNGFTVTLDAPNNRYPNDSKVAEAIASQWAKIGINVKLNLMPKALYFDYTRLADKTTVSLIGWTSENADAGFWYRAFFYSKDKKPGYGTSNRSFYTNPEFDNYIDQADSTARLNERAQFLQQATRQLQKDLPLLPLYFQENAYGFSKRINFTPRKDEYIYASDIQWSK, from the coding sequence ATGAGCAAAAAATGGGTAAGTGTGCTTTTGGTTATTGTCACAGCGGCGTTTCTATTGGCCGGATGCGGTAAGAATGACAGCCATTCTGCAGCAAAAGAAAAGATCGTCATCGCTCAGAGCTCAGACGCTATGTATTTAGACCCTCAGGTTATCGATGACGGAAGCACGAATTCTATTTTATGCAATATCTATGATGGCTTGGTTAACCGGCAAGCGGACTTGTCCATCGTTCCCGGGCTTGCCGAAAAATGGGAACAGAAAGATGATCTTACCTGGATTTTTTATCTTCGCAAAAATGTTGTCTTTCACAATGAGAAAGCGTTTACCGCTGACGATGTTGTATTTACGATTGACAGGCTGAAAAAGCAGAAAGTAGTCAGCGGCTTTGCCCGTGGGATCGCCAACGTCAGGAAAATTGACGACTACACAGTGGAGATCAAAACTCCAACGCCGTATCCCATATTGCCGAACGATTTGGTTAAAGTCCGTATTATTAATAAAGAGTATGTGACGCAAGTCGGCAACGAAACCTTCAATCAGAAACCGGTAGGAACCGGTCCATATAAAGTGACGGAATGGATTAAGGAAGACCATCTCACGCTGCAAGCAAATGAAAAATACTGGCAAGGCTCGCCGCAAATCAAAACGGTGATTTTCAGGCCGATTAGCAATGAGGCGACGAGAACGGCGGCTTTGCTCAGCGGTGAAGTGGATGTCATTGCTGATGTTCCTGTCAGGGATGCCGAAAGAATTGAAAAAGACAGCAAGCTCAAGCTGGTCCGGGAACCAAGCCTGCGGCTTATCTATCTGATTCTCGATATTGGCCGGGACAGGACGCCGGCAGTCGACCTGCCTAAGAATCCTTTCCAGGATGAGCGGGTGCGTCAGGCCGTCCGCCTGGGCATTGATATCGACTCGATCATAAAAAATGTGATGAACGGTCGCGCTTATCCTGCTGAACAGGGAAATCCGAAAGAGGTAATCGGTTTTGTATCGGGCTTGCAAGCAGTCAAGTATGATCCGGAAAAAGCCAAAGCCCTTTTGGCTGAAGCCGGTTATCCGAACGGCTTTACCGTAACTTTGGATGCGCCGAACAACCGGTATCCCAATGACTCTAAGGTTGCTGAAGCTATCGCCAGCCAATGGGCAAAAATCGGCATTAACGTTAAACTGAACCTGATGCCTAAAGCACTGTATTTTGATTACACGCGGCTTGCGGACAAAACGACCGTCAGCTTAATCGGCTGGACGTCGGAAAATGCGGACGCCGGTTTTTGGTACCGGGCATTTTTCTATAGCAAAGACAAAAAGCCGGGATACGGGACATCCAATCGCTCTTTTTATACCAATCCCGAATTTGACAACTATATTGATCAGGCTGACAGTACTGCCAGGCTGAACGAGCGGGCTCAATTCCTGCAACAGGCAACACGCCAGTTGCAGAAGGACCTGCCGCTTCTTCCCTTGTACTTCCAGGAAAATGCATATGGCTTTTCCAAGAGAATCAATTTCACGCCACGCAAAGACGAGTATATTTACGCTTCTGATATTCAGTGGAGTAAATAA
- a CDS encoding DedA family protein: protein MFDRILEILSSMGLPGVFAGVFLEAIGLPFPGSVLVALAGFLSKQGEFNIIIAWLVSLLGYLLGSLSAFMIGRHIGEPFIKRWGRYIKLTPERIGKAQELLQKSAAAYVIGGRFIPTIGNITPYVAGISGIYIVKFLIYDMVHAVLWLTIFLGAGAVLGSRWHSMADNPLFKWVAIGGGLLILVYVFRSFLPVHSKNRL, encoded by the coding sequence TTGTTTGACAGGATTCTTGAAATTTTAAGCAGCATGGGATTGCCAGGGGTGTTTGCAGGAGTTTTTTTAGAAGCAATAGGATTGCCCTTTCCAGGCAGCGTGTTGGTAGCCCTGGCAGGTTTTTTGTCAAAACAAGGAGAGTTTAATATTATCATAGCCTGGCTGGTATCTCTGCTAGGCTACCTGCTGGGCTCACTTTCTGCCTTTATGATCGGGCGTCATATTGGAGAACCCTTTATAAAGAGATGGGGGCGATACATTAAACTAACCCCGGAACGCATTGGCAAGGCGCAGGAACTTTTGCAGAAGTCGGCCGCGGCTTATGTTATCGGCGGTCGCTTTATACCGACAATAGGCAATATTACCCCCTACGTAGCTGGCATCAGCGGTATTTACATTGTCAAATTTCTTATCTACGACATGGTGCACGCGGTGCTCTGGCTAACCATCTTTTTAGGTGCTGGGGCTGTGCTAGGCAGCAGATGGCATAGTATGGCAGACAACCCATTGTTTAAGTGGGTTGCTATCGGAGGCGGTTTATTGATTTTGGTATATGTGTTTAGAAGTTTCCTTCCCGTACATAGTAAAAATAGGCTGTAA
- a CDS encoding NAD(P)-dependent oxidoreductase produces the protein MKIALIGATGFVGSKLLAEALSRGHEVTAISRDSAKITAQGAGLIPAAVDVYDSKALTTVLENQDAVISAFNSGWQNPNLYADFKRGYASILEAAKKAHVKRILVVGGAASLILPSGKRVYDVNIPEDFKAAVQGPLELLEELRHETELNWSFISPAPNLTEGDKTGRFRIGRDNPVTDEKGESKISVGDLAVAILDEIEKPQFIRQRFTAGY, from the coding sequence ATGAAAATTGCTTTAATCGGCGCCACGGGCTTTGTCGGCTCGAAGCTGCTTGCAGAGGCGCTTTCAAGAGGCCATGAGGTGACGGCAATCAGCCGTGACAGTGCCAAAATCACTGCGCAGGGGGCAGGGCTTATCCCTGCCGCGGTCGATGTATACGACAGCAAGGCCCTGACAACTGTGTTAGAAAATCAGGATGCGGTCATCAGCGCATTTAACTCCGGCTGGCAAAATCCCAATCTGTACGCGGATTTCAAGCGGGGCTACGCCTCCATTCTCGAGGCTGCCAAGAAAGCCCATGTAAAAAGAATTCTGGTGGTGGGCGGCGCGGCCAGCCTGATACTGCCTTCCGGTAAACGGGTGTATGATGTGAACATCCCGGAAGATTTCAAAGCTGCCGTACAGGGTCCGCTGGAACTGTTGGAGGAACTGCGCCATGAAACGGAACTGAACTGGTCCTTTATCAGCCCCGCGCCTAATTTGACCGAGGGGGATAAGACCGGCCGCTTCCGGATTGGCAGGGATAATCCGGTCACAGATGAAAAGGGTGAAAGCAAAATCTCAGTCGGCGACCTGGCGGTTGCCATTCTGGATGAGATTGAAAAACCGCAATTTATCCGTCAGCGTTTTACGGCCGGCTATTAG
- a CDS encoding RNA polymerase sigma factor — MNRIRWSISPEYVIGLRYIQLEVITMTTLGSSVTFSRLYDENYPKVYHLALALAGNASDAEEITQEAFLRAFRAFSSFRNDSAFFTWIYRIALNVARDYLKYRDKLPIQTVTEDLGYCLDDIIDTNPASDPEAEVLANEARFRCLHYFTECLTPSQRIVFSLAVSLTLPQKLIAEILGCSLPAVKITLYRAKKRIAAFLSGRCKLINEANPCRCDQWVRFGRAQGWLTAEHPASSRPLIVIQAVADIGKIQTLSAIYQQLYPENADEALAKRIKQALEKKEWTIFS; from the coding sequence TTGAACCGGATTCGATGGTCGATTTCACCAGAATACGTAATAGGCCTGCGATATATCCAGCTTGAGGTGATTACCATGACAACCCTGGGAAGCAGCGTAACTTTTAGTCGTCTTTACGATGAAAACTATCCCAAGGTCTACCATTTGGCGCTTGCTCTCGCCGGTAATGCCAGCGATGCCGAGGAAATAACCCAAGAGGCCTTCCTGCGGGCATTCCGCGCCTTTTCCTCCTTCCGCAATGACAGCGCTTTCTTTACCTGGATATACCGCATTGCCTTGAATGTCGCTCGCGACTACCTCAAATACCGCGACAAGCTGCCCATCCAGACTGTCACCGAAGACCTCGGCTACTGCCTGGACGACATCATCGACACCAACCCGGCCAGTGACCCGGAAGCCGAAGTGCTAGCCAACGAGGCCCGCTTCCGGTGTCTGCACTACTTCACTGAATGCCTTACACCCAGCCAGCGTATCGTATTCAGCCTCGCCGTCAGCCTGACCCTGCCGCAAAAGCTAATCGCCGAAATTCTGGGATGCTCGCTGCCTGCCGTCAAGATCACCCTTTACCGCGCTAAAAAACGTATCGCCGCCTTTCTGAGCGGACGCTGCAAGCTTATCAATGAAGCCAACCCCTGCCGCTGCGACCAATGGGTACGTTTTGGCCGTGCTCAGGGCTGGCTCACGGCGGAGCATCCGGCCAGCTCCCGTCCGCTCATCGTTATCCAGGCTGTCGCCGACATAGGTAAAATTCAAACGCTGAGCGCCATCTACCAGCAGCTTTATCCCGAAAATGCCGACGAAGCCCTGGCCAAACGGATTAAGCAGGCTTTAGAGAAAAAGGAGTGGACGATTTTTTCATGA